In Candidatus Zixiibacteriota bacterium, a genomic segment contains:
- the rplB gene encoding 50S ribosomal protein L2 has protein sequence VELQPGKGGQIARSAGSYVQLVAKEGEFAHLKMPSGEVRLVKQNCYGTIGQIGNADHKNISIGKAGASRWRGIRPHVRGVAMNPVDHPMGGGEGKSSGGRHPCSPWGLKSKGLKTRSKRKSNKYIVEPRGKKK, from the coding sequence ATGTCGAGCTGCAACCCGGAAAAGGCGGCCAAATCGCCCGCAGCGCCGGTTCTTATGTGCAGCTGGTCGCCAAGGAAGGGGAATTCGCTCACCTGAAAATGCCCTCCGGAGAAGTGCGACTGGTGAAACAGAACTGCTATGGTACCATCGGGCAGATCGGCAATGCTGACCACAAGAATATCTCCATTGGCAAAGCCGGAGCGTCTCGCTGGCGGGGTATTCGCCCCCATGTGCGCGGCGTCGCCATGAATCCGGTTGACCACCCTATGGGTGGCGGCGAAGGAAAGAGCTCCGGCGGACGGCATCCCTGTTCCCCCTGGGGGCTCAAATCCAAAGGTCTCAAGACCAGAAGTAAACGCAAATCGAACAAATATATTGTTGAACCACGCGGAAAGAAGAAATAA
- the rpsS gene encoding 30S ribosomal protein S19, which yields MPRSLKKGPYLDEKLLKKLTALNNTGEKKVIKTWARRSTISPDFVGHTLAVHNGNKFIPIYITENMVGHKLGEFAPTRTFRGHGGKLAERSTAVKE from the coding sequence ATGCCACGGTCACTGAAAAAAGGACCATATTTAGACGAAAAGTTGCTGAAGAAATTGACTGCTTTGAACAATACCGGCGAGAAAAAGGTAATCAAGACCTGGGCGCGACGCTCCACGATTTCCCCCGACTTTGTCGGGCATACGCTGGCGGTGCATAACGGCAACAAGTTCATCCCGATTTATATCACGGAAAATATGGTCGGTCATAAATTGGGCGAATTTGCCCCCACCCGTACTTTCCGCGGCCATGGCGGCAAATTGGCGGAACGCTCTACGGCCGTTAAAGAATAG
- the rpsC gene encoding 30S ribosomal protein S3, whose amino-acid sequence MGQKTHPIGFRLGVIKSWNSKWFADRKFADLIYEDMRIKKYIDVRLSKAGLSRVEILRAPKKVTVDIHTSRPGIVIGRKGAEVDKLREELQMLTKKEISLNIIEVKKPELSAKLVADTIARQLEGRISYRRAMKKAISGTMKMGAEGIKILCGGRLAGAEIARTEKYMEGRVPLHTLRADIDYATDTAHTTYGCIGVKVWICRGMVMGRGELTEREDMDKSLTDRHDMELEGGRRDRGRGDDRQRKRRPRGRVRRPDRRDQFGEGGGEQSDRPRLGTGDDRGGPRGDRREPRDRRPQQNRDTRPAQSGGTPTPPPKKEGAE is encoded by the coding sequence TTGGGACAAAAGACACACCCCATAGGGTTCAGGCTCGGTGTCATAAAATCCTGGAACAGCAAATGGTTCGCTGACAGGAAATTTGCTGACCTCATCTACGAGGATATGCGCATTAAAAAATATATCGATGTCAGACTTTCCAAAGCAGGATTGTCACGCGTCGAAATTCTGCGCGCCCCCAAGAAAGTCACGGTAGATATCCATACCTCCCGCCCCGGAATTGTCATCGGACGCAAAGGCGCCGAAGTGGATAAACTTCGTGAAGAGCTTCAGATGCTCACCAAGAAAGAAATCTCCTTGAATATTATCGAGGTCAAGAAGCCGGAACTCTCCGCCAAACTTGTCGCCGACACCATCGCCCGTCAGCTGGAAGGTAGAATCTCCTACCGCCGCGCGATGAAGAAAGCTATTTCCGGAACAATGAAGATGGGCGCCGAAGGAATAAAGATTCTTTGCGGCGGCCGTCTTGCCGGCGCTGAAATCGCGCGCACGGAAAAATATATGGAGGGTCGAGTCCCCCTTCATACCCTCCGCGCCGACATCGATTACGCGACCGACACCGCCCACACCACCTATGGCTGCATCGGAGTCAAAGTCTGGATCTGCCGCGGCATGGTGATGGGCAGAGGAGAGCTGACCGAACGCGAAGATATGGATAAGTCGCTGACCGACCGTCACGATATGGAACTGGAAGGCGGACGGAGAGACCGGGGACGGGGTGATGACCGTCAACGGAAACGTCGCCCCCGCGGGCGTGTCCGTCGTCCCGACCGGCGCGACCAGTTCGGAGAAGGCGGCGGCGAACAGTCCGACCGTCCGCGCCTGGGAACGGGCGATGACCGGGGCGGTCCTCGCGGTGACCGCCGGGAGCCGCGCGACCGGCGTCCCCAGCAGAATCGCGACACCCGTCCGGCGCAGTCCGGCGGAACTCCGACTCCTCCACCCAAAAAAGAAGGCGCCGAATAG
- the rplV gene encoding 50S ribosomal protein L22 has protein sequence MQARARIRFLKMSPRKMRQVADLIKGKPVQEALNILNYTPKSAAHPLAKTVKAAAANAIAGVGTAKLKAEDLSISKILIDGAPTAKRIRFQSMGRVFRIRKRYCHVMVEVEGEPEPIKERTAAAKAKKDKVEKEPPTAKEGKAKGKAKGKADAEPEVDEKTDAAPVEKAAEEEDK, from the coding sequence ATGCAGGCACGTGCTCGAATCAGATTCTTGAAGATGTCTCCGCGCAAAATGCGCCAGGTGGCAGACCTGATTAAGGGAAAGCCCGTTCAGGAGGCTCTCAATATCTTAAATTATACTCCCAAGTCGGCCGCGCATCCTTTAGCCAAAACGGTTAAAGCGGCCGCGGCGAACGCTATCGCCGGCGTGGGAACGGCCAAATTGAAAGCGGAAGACCTTTCGATATCAAAAATTCTTATTGACGGCGCTCCTACCGCCAAAAGGATTCGCTTCCAGTCGATGGGACGTGTATTTCGGATTCGCAAGCGCTACTGCCATGTTATGGTGGAAGTAGAAGGCGAACCGGAGCCAATTAAGGAGAGAACGGCGGCGGCAAAGGCGAAAAAAGATAAAGTCGAAAAAGAGCCGCCAACGGCTAAAGAAGGTAAAGCCAAAGGTAAAGCCAAAGGTAAAGCCGATGCGGAGCCTGAAGTTGATGAAAAAACTGATGCCGCTCCGGTTGAAAAGGCTGCTGAAGAAGAAGATAAGTAG